A single window of Ficedula albicollis isolate OC2 chromosome 8, FicAlb1.5, whole genome shotgun sequence DNA harbors:
- the MYOC gene encoding myocilin, which yields MLSSHCCPPLFPAHAEPAPAAAPRWEPQPLSYQELQSERSEVPVSRLLDETALGRPAKEDSGCGRLVWVGEPVVFGRADSIAGKYGVWMKDPEPVAPFTRDNTWRVDTVGTEVRQLFQYEEAEQLARGYPAKVHILPRPLESTGAVIYRGGLFFQPRHSRSVARYDLRGETITAEREIPGAGYHGQYPYSWGGYTDIDLAVDETGLWVIYSTEKARGAIVLSKLDPETLEIRRTWETNIRKRGVANSFLICGTLYTVSSYSAPNATINFAYDTATGSSRALSIPFENRFRYLSMLDYNPAERQLFAWDSFNMVTYPVRLSRP from the exons ATGCTGAGCTCGCACTGCTGCCCCCCACTCTT CCCCGCTCACGCTGAGCCTGCCCCCGCCGCAGCGCCGCGCTGGGAGCCGCAGCCCCTCAGCTACCAGGAGCTGCAGTCGGAGCGGAGCGAGGTTCCCGTGTCGCGGCTGCTGGACGAGACGGCGCTCGGCCGCCCGGCCAAGGAGGACTCAG GCTGCGGCCGGCTGGTGTGGGTGGGAGAGCCCGTGGTGTTCGGCCGCGCCGACTCCATCGCGGGCAAGTACGGCGTGTGGATGAAGGACCCCGAGCCCGTGGCGCCCTTCACGCGGGACAACACCTGGCGTGTGGACACCGTGGGCACCGAGGTGCGCCAGCTCTTCCAGTACGAGGAGGCCGAGCAGCTGGCCCGGGGCTACCCCGCCAAGGTGCACATCCTGCCGCGGCCCCTGGAGAGCACGGGGGCCGTCATCTACCGCGGCGGGCTCTTCTTCCAGCCCCGCCACTCCCGCTCCGTGGCCCGCTACGACCTGCGGGGCGAGACCATCACGGCCGAGAGGGAGATCCCCGGCGCCGGCTACCACGGGCAGTACCCCTACTCCTGGGGGGGCTACACCGACATCGACCTGGCGGTGGATGAGACGGGGCTCTGGGTCATCTACAGCACCGAGAAGGCCCGGGGAGCCATCGTCCTCTCCAAGCTGGACCCCGAGACGCTGGAGATCCGTCGGACCTGGGAGACCAACATCCGCAAGCGGGGGGTGGCCAACTCCTTCCTCATCTGCGGCACCCTTTACACCGTCAGCAGCTACTCGGCGCCCAACGCCACCATCAACTTCGCCTACGACACTGCCACGGGCAGCAGCCGGGCCCTGAGCATCCCCTTCGAGAACCGCTTCCGCTACCTCAGCATGCTGGACTACAACCCTGCCGAGCGGCAGCTCTTCGCCTGGGACAGCTTCAACATGGTCACCTACCCTGTCCGCCTGTCCCGGCCGTGA